A stretch of Canis lupus baileyi chromosome 2, mCanLup2.hap1, whole genome shotgun sequence DNA encodes these proteins:
- the GLRX gene encoding glutaredoxin-1 — MAQAFVSSRLQPGKVVVFVKPTCPYCRRAQELLGALPLRPGALEFVDITAAGDTSSIQDYLEKLTGARTVPRVFIGRDCIGGCSDLIEMNQSGELCKRLQQIGALQ; from the exons ATGGCCCAGGCGTTCGTGAGCAGCAGGCTGCAGCCCGGGAAGGTGGTGGTGTTCGTCAAGCCCACCTGCCCCTACTGCCGAAGGGCCCAGGAGCTGCTCGGCGCGCTGCCCCTCCGGCCGGGGGCTCTGGAATTCGTCGACATCACGGCCGCGGGCGACACCAGCAGCATTCAAGACTATCTGGAAAAGCTCACGGGCGCCAGGACG GTGCCTCGGGTCTTTATCGGAAGAGACTGTATCGGTGGCTGCAGCGATCTGATAGAAATGAATCAGAGTGGGGAACTGTGCAAGCGGCTACAGCAGATTGGAGCTCTGCAATAA